In the genome of Notamacropus eugenii isolate mMacEug1 chromosome 5, mMacEug1.pri_v2, whole genome shotgun sequence, one region contains:
- the LOC140505147 gene encoding pyrin-like translates to MDQHLTSSLDELVEHELRKFKRKLYHIALKKCYKPIPWGKLEPAHCDDLAQMLVKYYGEKYALEVTLKVLKAIHQQDVANMLLKKIQQEGSDENDDDKDESDEGESDEDETDDDEEDESDEDDETDDDEEE, encoded by the exons ATGGACCAGCATCTGACCAGTTCTCTCGATGAGCTTGTTGAACATGAGCTGAGGAAGTTTAAGAGGAAACTATACCACATTGCACTAAAGAAATGTTATAAGCCCATTCCTTGGGGGAAATTGGAACCTGCCCACTGCGATGATCTTGCTCAAATGCTGGTCAAGTATTATGGAGAAAAATATGCCCTGGAAGTTACCTTGAAGGTTCTAAAAGCTATTCACCAGCAAGATGTGGCCAATATGCTCCTTAAGAAAATTCAACAAG AAGGaagtgatgaaaatgatgatgacaaAGATGAAAGTGATGAGGGTGAAAGTGATGAAGATGAAacagatgatgatgaagaggatgaaagtgatgaagatgatgaaacagatgatgatgaagaggagtAA